GTTTTCCATGTGCTTTTCCGCGTAGCGGAGGTCCTTGGAAAACTTTTTGTAGAAGCCGCCCAGCGCGTCTGTCCACTTCTCCTTGCCTTCTTCTATCTCGTCGAGCTCTTCTTCCAGCCGCGCCGTGTAAGCGGGATCAAAAATTTCTTCAAAGTTCTTGACCAGCAGATCGGTCACGACCAGTCCCGTTTCCGTGGGTATGAACTTGCCGCCAATCTTTTGCACGTACTGGCGCTCCTGTATGGTCGAAAGGATCGTCGAATAGGTCGAAGGCCGTCCGATGCCGCGCTCTTCCAATTCCTTCACCAGTGACGCTTCGTTGAATCGCGGCGGTGGTTCAGTGAAATGCTGTTCCGGCTTCAGCTCGCGCAGCGTAAGCTTCTGGCCCACTTCCAGCGCAGGCAGCTTGTGCTTGAGCGCCTCATCTTCTTCGTCCTTCGCGTCCTTAGATTCCTCATAAACTTTCAGGAAGCCTTCAAACTTGAGCACCGATCCGGTTACGCGGAAGGTGAACGATTCGCTTGTGGCCTTGGCTTCGATATCGATGCTGGTCTGGTCGAAAACCGCAGGCGTCATCTGCGACGCAACAAAGCGCTGCCAGATCAATTTGTAAACTTTGTACTCATCTTCCTGGAGATACTTTTTGATCTCGTCTGGATGCCGCGCTACTGATGATGGCCGTATCGCTTCATGGGCTTCCTGTGCCGCTTTCCGTGATTTGTAAACGTTGGGCTGCTCCGGCAGGAAATCTTTGCCGTAGGTTCCATTGATCATTTCCCGAACTTCAGTCAGCGCGTCGGGTGAAACCTGCACTGAGTCGGTACGCATATAAGTAATGAGACCGACGGAGCCTTCGTCACTGCCCAGATCAATGCCTTCATAGAGGCGTTGGGCAATCATCATGACGCGCTTTACGCTGAAGCGCAGCTTGCGCGAGCCATCCTGTTGCAGCTTGCTGGTGGTAAACGGAGGCGCGGGGCTGCGGCGGCGTTCTTTCTTCTCAATGTTGCGTACAGACCATTGCGCCTGTTCCAGAGCGCCGGTAATCTTCTTGGATTCCTCCTCGTTGGGGACTTCGGTTTTTTCGTCGCCACGGCCCACAAAGCGCGCGTCGAAGGCTGGCGGCTTTCCGCCGAAAAGGTGCGCGTCAATGGTCCAGTATTCTTTTTTCTCGAACGCTTTGACCTCGCGCTCACGCTCCACAATCAGGCGCAGCGCCACCGTCTGCACACGTCCGGCGGAAAGGCCGCGACGGACTTTGTCCCACAGCAGCGGCGAGACCTGGTAACCCACAATGCGGTCCAGCACGCGGCGTGTCTGCTGCGCGTCCACCAGATTGCGATCTATATCGCGCGGGTGCTTGAATGCCTCCTGCACCGCTTTCTTGGTGATCTCATTAAAGGTCACGCGATGGAACTCAATGCCGCCTTTTTTCTTTTTCTTGCCGGAACCGTTTTCGCCCAGCTCTTCTTCCAGATGCGCGGCAATGGCTTCGCCTTCGCGGTCCGGGTCAGGCGCCAGATAGACGGCGAGCGCGCCTTTGGCCAGCTTCTTCAGCTTGGCCACAACTTTTTCTTTTCCTGGGATCACCACGTACTCGGTGGAGAACTCATCACTCTCCAGGTCCACGCCGAGCTGGCTCTTGGGCAGATCTTTGATGTGACCCAGAGAGGCCTCGACTTCGTAGTCCTTGCCCAGGTACTTATTGATGGTCTTCGCCTTGGTGGGCGATTCGACGATTACGAGTGATTTTGGCAACGTTACTCTTTTCCCTGTAATTCAAGTTGAAGCTACCACGGAACTGCTCGTGGGGACAAATTTCTGACGGGCCAGAGGTACTTGGTATTTGGTACTTAGCCGTGCGCTGCAAGCGCTTTTGCCTGCATCTGGTTTTCGACGCTGGTCAGCAGAGCTGACAACATTTTGCGAACTCTGATCAACTCTTTCGAGTTCCGCTCATAGAACTCGCTCGTTACAAATCCGAAATCCCGGCAAAGCAGCAAATGGTAATCAAGTTCACTCGCAGAGCCCATTGCAATTCGAATGAAGCGAGCAAACTCAGGGCTGGTTCTGCGCCCACAACCTTCAGCCAAATTTGCGCCAATAGAAATTGCAGCGCGCCGCAATTGCGATGTAAGACCGAACATTTCATCTTTCGGGAACTTCTTGCTGACAGTGTAGAGCTCAAGCGTTAACTTATGTGAGATTTTCCAGACTTCAAGGTCCCGATAATTCCGCATTGCAGCCCTCCGGCCAAGTACCGAATACCAAGTACCAAATACCCCATCTCCTAGCTCTAAAATGCTTTAACGTAGTTCTTTCCCGCCATCTGCTTCACCTTGCCGCTCAGTTCCAGCTCGAACAGCGCGGTAAAAACCTCCGACGAAGAAATTTGGCCCTCCAGTTTTTCCATGATTGCGTCGATGTGCGTTGATTCGTCCTGGCGCAGGATTGACAGCAGCTTCTTTTCCGCCGGACTTAATTCATTACCGAACAGGCTGCTGGTGGGCTCCTCCTCTGATGCTTGCGGCGCCCATTCGGATTCAAGCTGGCGTTTTACCTCGGCCGGCAATTCCTCCCAGATGTCCTCCCATGTTGCAGTTAGCTTGGCTCCCTGCTTGATCAGCGTATTTGGCCCCCAGGAATTGCGGGAGATCACGTTGCCCGGCACGGCAAAGATTTCACGGCTCTGCTCCAGAGCGCATCGAGCGGTGATGCGCGTGCCGCTGTACTCTCCGGCTTCGACGACCAGTACACCTAGAGCCAAGCCGCTGATGATGCGGTTGCGGATAGGAAAATTCTGCGGCGCGGCGAACGATTCGAGAGGGAACTCGCTCACCAACGCGCCACCGCATTCAAGAATGCTGTCGGCGATTTTCTTGTTTTCGCGCGGATAGATCACGTCCACGCCAGTGCCGAAAACGGCGACGGTTTTCCCTTTGCCTTTGATGGCCCCGCGATGTCCAGCGGTGTCAACGCCACGCGCCATGCCGCTGAAGATTGCCAGGCCACGCGAAGCGAGATCGCAGCTCAGGCGCTCGGCCATTCCTATTCCGTAGGGCGTAGGGTGGCGCGTGCCCACGATCGCTATTCCCGGACGTGAAAGCACCTCAATATTTCCACGTACATAAAGGACCAGCGGTGGATCATAAATTTCACTCAGGCGCGCAGGCCAGCCTTCATCATTACGGCAGACAACCTGAATACCCGCGGCTGCGGCTTTCGCAAGCTCGTCATTCGCCAGTTCCAGCGATTTTCCCAGCGCGATGTGCTGCGCGGAGTGCGCCTGCAGGTTCTCTGCTTCCAGTTCGGTGAGCGAAGCGTGAAAAACATCCTGAATGGTGGAAAAACGTTCTACCAGCTTGCGCCCACGAGTGGGGCCAATGCCCGGCGTAAGGGAAAGCGCCAGCCAGTAAATTGAATTTGAAGTAACTGCTCTTGCGGTGGACATCGCGACCTTGCGCCTTCCCAGATGGGAACTTTGGCGGACTGTACACGGGAAAGGAAACACCTGTCAAATAACCAGCGTCCTCACTCAGGACGTCCGTGCCGGATTCCGCCTCCCGGTTTTCGACGTTTGCACTCGATATCCAGCGTCCAATCAATGAAGACAAGCGCCTTGTACAGGGTTGCGCCATTGATTTTTTGCGGTCGGGCTTTGAATACCGCTCGGGGACCTATATTGACGGCAAAGCGTCTTTCGCAATCCGGTTTGCATTTATAGCCTGCAAGGCTCGATTGTGCATTGTCGAAAGCCTTGTCTATGGCTTCTCTTTCAGCAGTATCAATGGCCGCATCAAAGTTTGCCTTGTTGAGAGTTTTTGCCTCGCTGAATGTCATTCCGTTGTCGATTTTGGGATGACTTGATTCACATTCCAGCTTCATAGCTCGTCCTTTCTTGGCGCGAAGGAGTATAGCAAGGCGCAAAGCAGGTAATGGCAAGGGCAGATACAAACGATGCTTGCTAGAATGATTCCATGCATCTCCGCATCTCTGCCATCAGCTTCTTGAACACCGCTCCGCTCATGTGGGACTTTGAGAACGGCGAGACTGCGGATCGATTGCGCCAGCATTTTGAAATCAGCTACACGATCCCGTCGCGTTGCGCAGAGCAATTAAAGGAAGGCTCGGCGGATATCGGCATTATCCCGGTGGCGGCTTACACGGTGATTCCTGACCTCGTGATTGTGCCTGACGTGGCGATTGCCGCCAAGAATAAGGTGCGGTCAATCCTGCTGGTAAGCAAAGTTGCAATCAATAAAATCCGCAGCGTGGCTACGGACGATTCGTCTCGCACCTCAGCGGCGCTGGTGGAGATCTACCTTAGGAAATTCGTCGGCCTTGATCCGGGATTCAGTCGGCAGAAGCCGTCACTCAAAGAGATGCTGCAATGGCATGATGCCGCGCTGCTGATTGGCGATTCTGCGCTCCAGGCACGGACGGATGGCTATTTTGTTTATGACCTGGCCGAGGAGTGGAAGCGCTGGACGGGACGTCCGTTTGTATTCGCGTTCTGGGCGGTGCGCAAGGCAGCTCTTGAAGGCCGCGCCGGGGAACCAAATATTGCGCAGGTGTTTCAGCAGTCGCGAGACAATGGGCTGAAACACATTCCGGAGGTTGCCGCCGAGTGGGCCCCCAAGCTGAGTCTCTCTCCCAAGCTGATTGCAGAGTACCTGACGGAAAACGTTGATTACAGTCTCGATCCAGAGAACCTTGAAGGCCTTCGGCTGTTCTATAAGTATGGGGTGGAATGCGGCGTTTTCAGCCAGGTCCCCGAACTGGCTTTCCTTGGGCAGCGCGTTGCGGATCCTGCTGTCCGTATCTAAATCACAGGTTACGGGAAGATGCTTTCCATCAAGATCTTGTCTTTGCGGGGGCTAAAGCCCAGTCCATTTTGGAGTATTTAGGGCGCGACTGAAAGTCGCTCTCTGACACTTGTAACGCCGAAGAAAAACCTTTTCTGCAACGCTTAAAGAGCGGAGCGACACAAACACAAGGACTTTACACGCTTTACAACTCTCAATCGGAACTCCACCCCGAATTTGGCATCCAATGATCTGTGCCGTTTATTGTTCTGCTTTCTTTAGGGTCGTGGCTCGAGCGTTTGGGTGGTCTTGGACTGATCCTGCTGGGCCTTGCCGATAATTCAGTTGTGCCCATGCCCGGAAGCATGGATGCGCTCACCATTTTGCTTTCCGCCCACCAGAGAAGCTGGTGGCCTTATTACGCCGTAATGGCGACGATTGGCGGGATTGTGGGCGCTTACGTGACCTATGGGCTGGGCTTTAAAGCCGGCGAGCACGCTCTGGAGGATAAGCTTCCCCAGAAGAAAGCTGAGAGAATTCACAGGATTTTTAAAAAGTACGGCTTTTGGAGCCTTTTCGTCCCGGCATTGCTGCCGCCTCCAGTGCCTTACTCGCCGTTTCTGATTGTGGCAGGCGCGCTGAAATATCCCAAGCGGTACTTCCTGGTAGCCGTGGGACTGGCGCGCGCCATCCGCTACGGCCTACTGGCATGGCTGGGATCAATGTACAGCAAACAAATCTTCGGCTTTTTCCATCATTACTACCGTCCCATGCTGTGGACGGTCATTGCGCTGAGCGTGATCGGCGGACTCGCCGCGCTTTACTGGACATGGAAACGCAAACGCCAGGGCAAGCCAGTGATCCCGGACGCAAAAGGGCCGAGAACACGGGCGGCGTGACGACTGCGCACTATTCGTTGCGGTGCAACTCTTCCGTCTTGCGGTTGAAAAATGTTTTGTCGTCAGCGTGCTCCGCCACGAACTTCTGCAGTTCCTGCGTACCGGCCGTGATCACCACATCCTGATTTTTACCTTCACCCAGAAGCTTGTTGGGCAGCTTCACGGTGCCTGCCTGCACGGCCCTTCGAAACTCCTCATCATCGGCCCAATCAAGTTGAAGGGTCTTCTCTTTCCTGACGACCTTCAGTATCCAGTGCGCTCGCAGCACATGTGCGCCTACCTTCCCATCAGACGCTCCGTTTTTGAATTCCAGATAAGCTGCTTCTCCTATCTTTACGAGGGCAGGTTGAATGGTTGGGCCGCTTTTGCCGGATTTGACCTGAAGAGAGTAGGTGGTGGATTGGGGCTCAAAGCTCTGCTCAACCACATCCAGAAACAAGTGTTCATTCAGCTTGACCAACGCGGCGTGGTAAACGGTCTTCTTGAAGACGTTCAGGTCTTTGATCTTGTCAGTCATCACCAGAAGGTAGCTTTTCTTCCCATCCTTTTCCCGAGCCAGGATTTCCAGTCCACCTTCCGCTCCGTTATCCGGGCCGACCCACGAACCAAGCAGTGACTCGTCAAATGCAAGGTCTTTGTCCGTGTACAGGGGATTCAGTGAATCGACTGGCACACAGCCGGTGAGCAGGAGCAGACCTGCAAGGAGCGGCAGGAATTTTTTCATGGGAAGGCCTCCGAAGCGAGCTTTACCGCATATAGCTTGATTCACGATTTTTCGCGGGATGAGACTTGGCAATCAAATCAGCAAGACGGCAAAATGGCAACCAAAATCGCCCAATTTGGGCGATTCCGGTAAAATGGAAGGGCACAATGTCCCTGACCAAACAACAAGCACTGGACCTTTTCCGCTCAGACGATCTGATCGGCCTGGGCATGGAAGCCGATTCGCTTCGCCGCAAGCTGCATCCTGAAGGCGTGGCCACCTACATCATCGATCGGAACATTAACTACACGAATTTCTGCACGGAATACTGCACCTTCTGCGCCTTTTACGCCCCGGTGAAAGGCCCCGGACGCGCCAAGGGCTACGTGCTGGAGATGGAAACGATCTATGACAAAATCCGCGAGACCGTGGAGCTGGGCGGCACGGGCGTACTGATGCAGGGCGGGCTGCATCCGGACTTGAAGATTGAGTGGTATGAGGAGATGCTGCGCGGCATCAAGCAGCGCTTTCCTCAGATTCACCTGCATTGCTTTTCCGCGTCAGAGATCATTCACTTTGCCGATGTAAGCGGCCTCTCGATTGAAGAGACAATCATTCGCCTGCGCGCGGCGGGGCTGGATTCCATCCCCGGCGGCGGCGCGGAAATTCTGGACGACGAAGTTCGCTACAAAATTGCCCGCCTGAAATGCCTGACCGACGACTGGCTTAACGTCCACCGCACGGCCCACAAGCTGGGCATGCGCACCACGGCAACCATGATGTTTGGCGTGGGCGAAACTTTTGAGCATCGCATCAATCACTTCCAGCGAGTGTATGAATTGCAGGAAGAGACCGGCGGCTTTACCGCGTTTATCCCGTGGAGCTTTCAGCCGGGCAACACCGCACTGGGCGGCCGCCACTGGGAAGAAGCCACGGCAGTTGAATACCTGAAAGTGCTGGCCATCGCTCGACTTTATCTTTCGAACTTCAAGAACGTGCAATCAAGCTGGGTGACGCAAGGGCTGAAAGTCTGCCAGCTTGGCTTGCGCTTTGGCGGCAATGATGTTGGCTCCGTGATGCTCGAAGAAAACGTCGTGCGCTCTGCCGGCGTGACCAACTGCACCACAGAAGAAGAGCTGCGGAGAATGATTCGCGATGCGGGTTTTGTGCCGAAGAGAAGAGATACGTTGTATCGGCAGTTGTTCTTGAATTAGGCAAGCCTAGCCGCGAATTTACGCGAATGATCGCGAATTTCAATTTAGCAAAAGCGGTTTCCTGCGTTGTCTTAGAATTTACCTTTTGTCTCCAGATCAAACTTATTTTGAGCGGGTTGAGCCACTCTATTTCTCGCTCGGCAGGTTTAGAAGGTAATAGGATTACTAAATGTGGATGTCCGTGTTCCCTTCTATTGCAAACATGACATTGAGCAACGTACGCAGAGTTTGGCCACAACTCTCGGAAGGCAGAGAACACAAGAGTGATCGGACTCGGCAATCTGGATGTCGCGTCGCTGTTGTTTGAGAGATGCTATAGGCGCATCGCCGATCTTATTCCCGCTTTACAGTCCTTTGTGTAGAGCGATTGAAACAGCACGCTTGTGCTGCGGGTCCCTAATGCGTCGCCCCGTTAGCTTTAAATTATGCCCAGTTCGATGTCGTAAAGGGTTCAATCGTCCGGCGTGCAGCCCCATCCTTTGCGGAGAGTGCGCTTTTTCTGGCGCAGCGAAGCAAGGAAGGGAAGGCGGCAGTTCTCCGATTAACCCGCCGCAATTCTCTCTAACCTCTCCAGCGTATCGGGATACCTGCTCACCAGCAGCAAAAGCGTAGCGGCTTGTGGGTTAGGCTTGGCTCGCCCTTGCTCCCATTTTTCCAGGGTCCGCTCGTTGATGTGCAGCTTCCGCGCAAATACCGGACGGGAAAAATTCAAGCGCTCGCGCGTCTGGCGGATCGTTCGCCCGTTGACTCGCGGCAGGCGCGCCGGCTTTACTTTGTAACTCCGCAAGGTGATCTTTCCTGCGCGCTGTTCTTGCATCGCGGCAACACCTTCCATCAACTCATCAAAAATCTTGCGTTTTGCCATATTCCATTACCTCCTGATTTTGCGGCTCCGCTTCTCCTCGCGCTGCTTTAGTTCTGCTGCTATCGCTGTATGGAGTGCCTTCTTCTCTTTCGGAGTAAGATCGTCTGCCTCATCTTTCCCATATACAGTCATCAGCCAGATTTGCTGTTCCGCGGAAAAGTAGTAGTAGATGACCCTCAGTCCGCCTCGTCGCCCTTTTCCCCTGCGCGGGTCTGCCCACCGCAGCTTGCGAAAACCGCCAGTGCCCGCCATCACATCGCCCAATTCAGGATTGAGAGCGAGCAAGTGTTGCAAGCCGCGGTACCCCTCATCGCTGAGGTACTCCCGCAGAAAACGCGTGAATGCCGGCGCTTCAAAGAATTCCATAAGGGTACGCTATTGGCGTACAAAATGTATTATATACGCTATTGGCGTACCAAGGAAAGAGATTAGGCTCTAGGACTCTGATTGGCTACGCCGCTCCGCCACGTGCAAAAGTGCGGCAAAAGTGATTGTTGGAGTTGCGATACAATAAAGGATTCTTAGTTCCCCCTTTGTGGAGTGTATACGTTGAATTTGTGCGCCGGTTTGGTGATGTTCCTCCTTGTCAATTCGCAGAGGGGAATTGTCCATTATTTCAAAAGCCAGTTCATGGACCGGACTTTCAAGGGTCTCTACTCCCCAAACGGCTTTGATCTGGCGCTGCTCATTCCCTACTTCATTGTGATGGTGATTCTGGCTGGTTACGGCATGCACCGTTACGCGCTGGTGTACATGTATTACCGCAACCGCAAGAACCGGACGACCGAGCCGGCGGCAAAGTTCGCGGAGCTTCCGCGCGTGACCATCCAGCTGCCGATTTACAACGAGCAGTTTGTGGTGGACCGACTGGTGGAAGCAATCTGCAGGCTCGACTATCCCAAAGACAAGCTCGATATTCAGGTGCTGGACGATTCCACGGACGAAACGGTAAAAGTGGCGCAGGCTGTGGTGGACCGCTACGCCGCGCTAGGCCACCCGATTACTTATATTCACCGCACGAACCGCGAAGGCTTTAAGGCCGGCGCGCTGCAAAACGGACTGCTGACCGCCAAGGGCGAGCTGGTGGCCATCTTCGACGCTGACTTTGTTCCTCCGGAAGACTGGCTGATGCGCGTGGTGCACCACTTTACCGATCCGAAGATCGGCATGGTGCAGACGCGCTGGACACACCTGAACCGCAATTATTCTTTCCTGACCGAGGTCGAGGCCATTTTGCTGGACGGGCATTTTGTGCTGGAGCACGGTGGACGGTCGCGCAGCCATGTGTTTTTCAACTTCAACGGCACGGCAGGCATGTGGCGAAGGCAGGCCATCGCGGACGCGGGCGGCTGGGAACATGACACGCTGACTGAAGATACTGACCTTTCCTATCGGTCACAGCTGGCGGGTTGGAAGTTTAAATATTTGCAGGATGTGGAATGCCCGGCGGAGCTGCCGATTGAGATGACGGCATTTAAAACCCAGCAGGCACGCTGGGCCAAAGGCTTGATCCAGACAGGCAAGAAAATTTTGCCCAAGGTATTTAAGAGCAAAGCTCCGTTCCGCGTGAAGGTGGAAGCGTTTTATCACCTGAGCGCGAACCTGAGCTATCCGCTGATGATTGTGCTTTCCACGCTGCTCATGCCGGCCATGATTATCCGGTCGTTTGGCGGCTGGTTCCAGATGCTGGTGATCGATCTGCCGCTCTTCATGGCGTCCACGTTTTCCATTTCCAGCTTTTATCTGGTCTCGCAAAAAGAACTTTTTCCGCGACGCTGGCCGCGAACTTTTTTATTTCTTCCGTTCCTCATGGCGCTGGGAATCGGACTAACGTTGACGAACACCCGCGCGGTGATTGAGGCGCTACTGGGCATCAAGTCATCGTTCAAGCGCACGCCCAAGTATGCAGTGCAATCAAAGGCGGATAAAGCCCAGGGACAGAAATATCGGCGGCGATTGGGCATCGTTCCGTGGCTGGAGCTGCTGGTGGGAACGTATTTTATTCTTATGTGCGCGTACGCTTTTACCAGCGGAAATTATTGGACGATCCCATTCCTGCTGCTTTTTGTGTTGGGATACTGGTACACGGGATTAATGTCATTGCTGCAAGGGCGGTTTGAACGCCGCAGCAGGGCATCTCAAGAGCCGCATACTAAGCCTTTCCCCGTGGGCGTCTAAGAGCTTTTTCAGGGGCCACGCGGCGCGCAGCTCTGGTATGCTACCCGCAAATGCTGATGAAGGCCCTATATGTACTGTTAGCGCTCTCCATCGTGGCCATTGTGGCGGCGGTGGGCGCCATGTTCTGGCGACTGCGCTGGCATTTGCAACGGCCTCATATCACGCCGCCGAGTCCCGTCGTGGAAGTGGCGCCCGAGCAGGAACCTGTAGAAAAAACTTAGTTTGATTATCATCGGCTGAAAGCCTGCCCCAAGCCGGTGTGAAACCTTTACACGAGCAAGAGATTATTTCCTCTGACCGCAAGAACGCTCAGAGTGTTGTAGGATTTCAAGTATGTCATCTTCGTCTGTTTCTTCCGCAGTTCGCGAAATTACCGTCGCTCATAGCCCTGACTCTGACGACGCTTTTATGTTCTATGCGCTAGCCACGAACAAAGTCCGCGTGCCGGGCCTGAAGTTTTCTCACACGCTGACGGACATCGAGACCCTGAACCGCAAGGCCATGGAAGGTTTTTATGACGTGAGCGCCATCTCCTTCCACGCATATCCATACGTCCAGGATAAATACTCTCTGATGCCCTGCGGCGGAAGTGTGGGCGAACAATACGGGCCGATGGTGATTTCACCGCGCATGGTCGGACTGGAAGAACTTAAGACCATGAAGATCGCTGTCCCGGGTACCATGACGACGGCGTATCTTGCGTTGAAACTTTTTGCGCCGAAAATCGAAACCGCCGTGGTGCCGTTTGATCGGATCATTCCTGAAGTTATCGCCGGGAAGTACGAGGCAGGGCTGATCATCCATGAAGGGCAGTTGACGTATGAGCGCTCAGGGCTGAAGCGCATTCTGGATCTGGGTAAATGGTGGCATGAACAAACCGGATTGCCGCTGCCGCTGGGCGGGAATGCGATTCGTCGCGAGCTGGGGCCGGAGTTGATTGCGCAAGTGACCAAGGCATTGCGTGACAGCATTCAGTACGCGCTTGACCATCGCGAGCCAGCGCTGGCTTATGCCATGCAGTTTGCCCGCGATCTGGATCCGCAGATGGCAGACCGCTTTGTGGGCATGTATGTAAACAATCGGACGCTGGATTACGGCGAAGACGGAAAAGCGGCCGTGGTGAAACTTCTGGATATGGGATACAAAGCCGGAATCATCCCGCACAAGCCGCAAGTAGAGTTTGTGTAGGTTGCAACGTGGCAGCAAAAGAAAAGACGCAGGCTGAAGATCTGCGTCTTTTTTGCATTTGCAATTTCTTAGTATCTGCGTCCGCCGCCACCACCGCCGCCGCGATTGCCGCCTCTTCCTCCGCCGCCGCCACCGCGGCCAAAACCACCACCGCTACGGCCAAAGCCTCCTCCGCCACCGCGACTAAATCCGCCACCGCCGCCGCCCGTTTTTGGTCGTGCTTCATTCACATTCAACGCGCGCGATCCCAGTTGGTATCCGTTCATCGCGCTGATGGCTTTTTCGGCTTCTTCGTCATTTGCCATTTCCACGAACCCAAAGCCGCGTGGCTGTCCGGTATCGCGGTCTTTCAAAACTGTAACGTTTTCGACCTGCCCGTAAGCTGCAAAAGCCTGCCGAAGCTCATCTTCACTGACGTTAAAATCCAGATTGCCTACATAAATATTCTTCATGCGATCCTTCTTTACTGGAGTGCAGGCGCTAGCTAACGGGCGATCTCTTCCATTCTTTATTTAAACGATGACAATCAATCTTTCCTGCCATTCGCGCCTGTTGAACCCCATAAGCCTACGCCTGAGGGTGACAAGATGCAAATAATCGCGCCACGATTTTCTTTTGCCGGCATCAACAACTTTTCCCACTTTGGATTTTGCGATTCTTGCGCCTGGTAGGACTATAATTTCCCGCAGGAGGACTCGGCATGTGGCCTCTAAGTATTTTCTTATTTGTTGCGACTGCTGCTCCACAGCAGCAACCGCTCAACGCGTCCCAGGATTTTCGTACTCTCGCATTGCCCACCATGCAGCACTGGCAGCTTGATCGCACAATCGACCGCAAGCTGATCGATGAGAACCGGCGCAACACGTGTTACACCATGCGAAGCTATTTCTTCCGCCGGCAGGATGGTCTGGCGCCTGTGCCGGCAGGCATGACTACCTGCACACCCGCTAGCGTGCTGCAGCAAAGACAAGTCTCGCCTCGACCGACCGTGAAATTTGTTCCGCTCGGCGCAACGCCCGACGAACAGTAACGAGCATCAGTCACCGATACCAGCGGCTGGCCACCCGTCAAAGAGTCCGCCTACGAGTGCCCATCCGCGTTCTCCCTGGCGAGTTTTCACACTCCATTAACATTGGCCCTGTACGCTGAACGTGTATGGGCGGCCTCAACAGAACGCTTCCGCAGGTGGATCAGCCGATAGACGAAGAAACTGCCATCGCCGCAAACGACAAACAAAAGCTTTTTGTCGTTGAAGACGATGCTGACATTGCGCGCCTGGTGCGTCATCATCTTGAAGCTGCGGGATATCGCGTGCGCGTTTATGCCACCACGCACGCCGTACTGGCAGACGCCCTGAAGGAACGTCCTGCCTTGCTGCTGCTGGATATCATGGTTCCCGGCGGAGACGGAATCGCACTCTGCCGCCAGATACGCCAATCAGGAGAAACGCTGCGCGGCACGCCAATCGTCTTTATGACGGCACGGACCAGTGAAGCCGACCGCATACGGGGCTTGGAAATCGGCGCGGACGACTACATTACCAAGCCATTCAGCCCGCGTGAGCTGGTAGCCCGCGTAAAGGCGGTCTTGCGCCGCTGTGAGGCTCCTCCCGCCCCCACGGTGATCCGCACGGGCGACCTGGAAATCGATGCGCTCGCCATGGTGCTCACCGTGCGCGGCACGGTAATCCCCGCCACGGCAACGGAATTTCGACTCCTGCATTATCTTGCCCGCAACGCCGGCCGCGTCTTTTCCCGTGACCAGATTCTTGATGCCGTCTGGAAGGACACCGCGTTCGTGAGTCCGCGCTCCGTGGACGTGTATGTAAGAAAACTGCGGGCCAAGATTGAGGTGGATCCGGAAGAGCCCGTTTACCTGCGCACCGTGCGCGGCGCGG
The genomic region above belongs to Terriglobia bacterium and contains:
- the topA gene encoding type I DNA topoisomerase produces the protein MPKSLVIVESPTKAKTINKYLGKDYEVEASLGHIKDLPKSQLGVDLESDEFSTEYVVIPGKEKVVAKLKKLAKGALAVYLAPDPDREGEAIAAHLEEELGENGSGKKKKKGGIEFHRVTFNEITKKAVQEAFKHPRDIDRNLVDAQQTRRVLDRIVGYQVSPLLWDKVRRGLSAGRVQTVALRLIVEREREVKAFEKKEYWTIDAHLFGGKPPAFDARFVGRGDEKTEVPNEEESKKITGALEQAQWSVRNIEKKERRRSPAPPFTTSKLQQDGSRKLRFSVKRVMMIAQRLYEGIDLGSDEGSVGLITYMRTDSVQVSPDALTEVREMINGTYGKDFLPEQPNVYKSRKAAQEAHEAIRPSSVARHPDEIKKYLQEDEYKVYKLIWQRFVASQMTPAVFDQTSIDIEAKATSESFTFRVTGSVLKFEGFLKVYEESKDAKDEEDEALKHKLPALEVGQKLTLRELKPEQHFTEPPPRFNEASLVKELEERGIGRPSTYSTILSTIQERQYVQKIGGKFIPTETGLVVTDLLVKNFEEIFDPAYTARLEEELDEIEEGKEKWTDALGGFYKKFSKDLRYAEKHMENVKRMEKPTDEKCERCGSPLVLKWGKHGSFYACSAYKKDDPESCTFTKENPVNLPDFDGAEMPETGQDEYCENCGRVMVLKRGRFGQFMACTGYPDCKTTRRLDQGKRVPDVPLEELCPKCNRNMVLRHGRYGEFISCSGYPDCKYIKQNFIGVKCPQCADGELVEKKARRRGNTFYGCSNYPNCDFTSAYKPVPEACPQCGSPYLLEKHLKSGSLLVCPNNSKKSADEEEQPKPKKKPRGKKGAAAAAEETKPATAVVKCDYSRSIPTPEWMTQGKSGDDTQQEAV
- a CDS encoding four helix bundle protein; protein product: MRNYRDLEVWKISHKLTLELYTVSKKFPKDEMFGLTSQLRRAAISIGANLAEGCGRRTSPEFARFIRIAMGSASELDYHLLLCRDFGFVTSEFYERNSKELIRVRKMLSALLTSVENQMQAKALAAHG
- the dprA gene encoding DNA-processing protein DprA — translated: MSTARAVTSNSIYWLALSLTPGIGPTRGRKLVERFSTIQDVFHASLTELEAENLQAHSAQHIALGKSLELANDELAKAAAAGIQVVCRNDEGWPARLSEIYDPPLVLYVRGNIEVLSRPGIAIVGTRHPTPYGIGMAERLSCDLASRGLAIFSGMARGVDTAGHRGAIKGKGKTVAVFGTGVDVIYPRENKKIADSILECGGALVSEFPLESFAAPQNFPIRNRIISGLALGVLVVEAGEYSGTRITARCALEQSREIFAVPGNVISRNSWGPNTLIKQGAKLTATWEDIWEELPAEVKRQLESEWAPQASEEEPTSSLFGNELSPAEKKLLSILRQDESTHIDAIMEKLEGQISSSEVFTALFELELSGKVKQMAGKNYVKAF
- a CDS encoding menaquinone biosynthesis protein; its protein translation is MHLRISAISFLNTAPLMWDFENGETADRLRQHFEISYTIPSRCAEQLKEGSADIGIIPVAAYTVIPDLVIVPDVAIAAKNKVRSILLVSKVAINKIRSVATDDSSRTSAALVEIYLRKFVGLDPGFSRQKPSLKEMLQWHDAALLIGDSALQARTDGYFVYDLAEEWKRWTGRPFVFAFWAVRKAALEGRAGEPNIAQVFQQSRDNGLKHIPEVAAEWAPKLSLSPKLIAEYLTENVDYSLDPENLEGLRLFYKYGVECGVFSQVPELAFLGQRVADPAVRI
- a CDS encoding VTT domain-containing protein; the encoded protein is MPFIVLLSLGSWLERLGGLGLILLGLADNSVVPMPGSMDALTILLSAHQRSWWPYYAVMATIGGIVGAYVTYGLGFKAGEHALEDKLPQKKAERIHRIFKKYGFWSLFVPALLPPPVPYSPFLIVAGALKYPKRYFLVAVGLARAIRYGLLAWLGSMYSKQIFGFFHHYYRPMLWTVIALSVIGGLAALYWTWKRKRQGKPVIPDAKGPRTRAA
- a CDS encoding transposase — protein: MKKFLPLLAGLLLLTGCVPVDSLNPLYTDKDLAFDESLLGSWVGPDNGAEGGLEILAREKDGKKSYLLVMTDKIKDLNVFKKTVYHAALVKLNEHLFLDVVEQSFEPQSTTYSLQVKSGKSGPTIQPALVKIGEAAYLEFKNGASDGKVGAHVLRAHWILKVVRKEKTLQLDWADDEEFRRAVQAGTVKLPNKLLGEGKNQDVVITAGTQELQKFVAEHADDKTFFNRKTEELHRNE